A DNA window from Camelina sativa cultivar DH55 chromosome 13, Cs, whole genome shotgun sequence contains the following coding sequences:
- the LOC104737951 gene encoding F-box/kelch-repeat protein At3g04660-like yields MERVTKINDPQKRDGGPSFSLPEDLIIEILLNLPAKSIPKLVVVSKLWSSIIRSKHFIDIYLEQSLTRPCFLISFHRDSIRFFDSIPLQSLEAASPSSSYTSTTSSFPLSLNTRLYPLSYNVSPPVRGLICFQDLDRVAVSNPSTGQFLVLPKLNTRRRGISRFLGYDPVKDEYKVLCMTVSQVSGPVVSEEHQVFTLGGGAQKKEKEEATWRMIECKVPHCPATKGICLTTNGVIYYGAWSTRDRATRGSLIVCFDVRLEEFTLVKLPNGVEIDGGDTDQSELVNYQGKIALLNNSWVQNIYYGRFDMWVLEDFGVKPEWSKISIVVPSWNDFVGKRLFDCRGAILSSGNFIFSPVYSDSPFCIISYDREKDIGRKVVIEGLGNNLCSVSVFLDHVECPILL; encoded by the coding sequence ATGGAAAGGGTTACGAAGATTAACGATCCACAGAAACGAGACGGTGGCCCATCATTTTCTCTACCTGAAGATCTGATCATAGAGATTCTTTTGAACTTGCCGGCTAAATCCATACCAAAGCTCGTCGTCGTCTCGAAGCTCTGGTCTTCTATCATCCGCAGCAAACATTTCATCGATATCTACCTGGAACAATCTTTAACTCGTCCATGTTTTCTCATCTCGTTCCACCGTGACAGCATCCGGTTCTTCGACTCAATTCCTCTGCAGTCTTTGGAGGCAGCATCACCGTCTTCTTCTTACACTAGTACAACATCAAGCTTTCCTCTGAGTCTTAATACGCGGCTATATCCACTAAGTTACAACGTTTCTCCACCGGTACGCGGCTTGATCTGCTTTCAAGATTTGGATAGGGTGGCGGTTTCGAATCCTAGCACAGGCCAGTTCTTGGTTTTACCAAAACTCAACACTAGGAGAAGAGGGATATCAAGATTTCTCGGATACGATCCGGTTAAAGATGAATACAAAGTCTTGTGCATGACGGTATCGCAAGTTTCTGGACCGGTTGTGAGCGAAGAGCATCAAGTTTTCACTTTAGGTGGAGGAGctcagaagaaggagaaagaagaagctacaTGGAGGATGATCGAATGTAAGGTTCCGCATTGTCCTGCAACCAAAGGGATATGTTTGACGACGAATGGAGTTATTTACTACGGAGCTTGGTCAACCCGTGACAGAGCTACACGAGGATCCCTAATTGTGTGCTTTGATGTGAGATTGGAAGAGTTTACTCTTGTTAAATTACCCAACGGTGTCGAAATTGATGGTGGTGATACTGATCAATCTGAACTGGTCAACTACCAGGGGAAGATAGCTTTATTGAATAACTCATGGGTTCAAAACATATACTATGGTAGATTTGATATGTgggttttggaagattttggcGTCAAACCAGAATGGTCAAAGATCTCTATCGTGGTTCCTTCTTGGAATGATTTCGTTGGAAAAAGATTATTCGATTGCAGAGGTGCCATTCTTAGTTCCGGCAATTTCATATTCTCACCAGTCTATTCGGATAGCCCCTTCTGTATTATCAGTTACGATCGCGAGAAAGATATTGGCAGAAAAGTTGTGATTGAAGGACTTGGAAATAACTTGTGTTCTGTGAGCGTCTTTTTGGATCATGTGGAGTGTCCTATACTTCTCTAA